From the genome of Malus sylvestris chromosome 13, drMalSylv7.2, whole genome shotgun sequence:
TTTGTTGCTCTGGACTCGCACTGCAATGGAGGCACAGGAGCGTccgcttctttctttttcttcgctCCAACACAAGGACTAGTTGCAGTCGCAGCAGTATTACGTTCGTGCCCAGAGTCACTTCATCTTCAACCAACGACGACGCCGTCTCAGCCCCCAAACCACCGCAGGTACCCTCTCTCTCTTGAATTTCCTGGAAAATCtgactgcattttttttttattgatggtgttttgggattggtatggCAGTTGGGTTATGATCCTTCCGAAGACTTATTCGGGCTCGAGGCCAATTCAAAGCCGAGGtttgtaaatttgtaaaattTCCACCTCATATAATTCCATTTGTTTATAGTATCTCACTCTTATTTCATAATTAAAAGACGATATTCTATTTTAATCTAATCTAAACTACGGAGGGTAACACGATCCGGCCCATCTTGgacacataaaataaaatttcaacattgacCCTTGGTGTATCGGGTCGTGTTGCTGGCACACCTGCTCACTGGAAAATTTCTCGGTAGATAGGGGCACATCCGTTCTAGCTAACGTGGCTGCGCGCACTGTCTGCTTAGATTATGTCTAAGTTGGCACTTAGACTTAATAAATGTATCTTAGTTTCAGGAATGTTAGTTTGGGTGCTCGCAAACCAAGGTCGTGGTTTGGTCCAAATGGGCAGTATATCAGGGAGCTGCCTTGCCCGAGTTGCCGGGGAAGGGGATATACTCCTTGTTCGGACTGTGGTATAGAAAGGTCCAGATCAGATTGTTCACAGTGTGTTGGGAAGGTTTGTGCTTTTTCTCAAGCTTGTTGTGAAGAGTTGCTTATAGATAAGATATGGATAGAATACGCATTTCATAATGTGCTATTTTGCTGTTAATTATCGATTCGGACATTATTGTTCTTGAATCTATTATCTTTCGTTTGCTTCGGTTAGATGATTAAGAATGTGCTATAGCTATGGATAGAATAAAGCATAAGGCATTGATTTTCAAGGGAAACTCGACGCGTTAACCTTTCACTTATCGTAACAGGGCATAATGACTTGTCGTCAGTGTTCGGGAGAGTGTGTCATATGGGAAGAGTCGATTGATGAACGACCATGGGAGAAAGCCCGCTCAATGTAACTTCTTAGCCTTCCTACTTTATCTTGCACTCTTGGTTTGTTTTCCATATTCTATATTTTCTGCCGTGCTGTTCCTTGTATTTAGTACCTAGTTTATAACAATTTAATCACTGCCTTTTTTATCTGGTCATTTTAGTTAGACTTTAGTTTCGGAAATGATGTCTTAAACCGAAAGATTGACATGATCACCGAAGCAAGTATTTCTACCTAAATTTTGCTTCGTATTTATTTTCAAGTATTTTCTTCTGTTTAGCTTTTACATGTCAAGTATTTTGAGTTCCTTCATGATGCAGTGTAATTTTGGATTTCTTATTTTAACTTTTCCCGCTCCCAGTTCTCCGCTCAGAGTGAAGGAAGATGATGAAGTTGACAATTTAGACATAAAGCTAGTAAAGAGAAAATCGAAGCGAGTGTACCAATCACCACCACCTGAAGTTGGACTGAAGATCAGCCGGTCTCTAAAAGTTAGTTTATCCGCTTCAACCTTACCAGAAATGTTGCATGTAAATTGGATGACATGAATACGTGATCTTTCACGTATTAATTGCAACCTAGAGCTATAACTATATATGATACCTGCAATTTTTAGCTATCAGAACTCTACAGACGCTTGTTATTGTTATTGGCTTGATGCTCGGTTTTGCAATTGGTATATTAGTTCATAAACTGTTACTTAATAGAGGACACGGCATAAATATTGAGTTCCATATCATGAATTTAATCTTCTTTGTCTAGTTGGATGATTGCAGAGTCTGAATGCCAAAACCGGTCTATTTAGTAAGAGAATGAAGATCATCCATCGCGATCCTATGCTTCATGCTCAAAGAGTGGCTGCAATTAAGGTCCAGATTTTAAGATTAAGTACTTTTGGGAACTTCCAATATTTAACTTTGATGAATTTTGTGCTCAAACATTCATTTCGAACTTCAAAATAAAGAGGATTTAATTGCATTGGTTTTatatgtattgcagaaagccaAAGGAACTGCTGCAGCAAGAAAGCATACTTCGGAGGCTTTAAAAGCTTTCTTTAGTGACCCAGAAAACCGTCGCAAAAGGAGCATTTCCATGACGGGTAAGTTCTCATACTCCATTGTAGATTTACTGTTGGTAGTTTGTCACTGAATCTGCATACTAGGATTACATCCACTGTTTAGTACAGGCACATTTTGTAACCTTATTTTCCATCTGTTCTATTGCCTTCTTCCGCAGAATGCGGGAATGTAAGCGTATGCAACAGGCTTTGACTGGAATCTGTTTCCCTTCTGCGATGCAGGAGTAAAATTTTACTGCCGAAACTGCGGACGCGAGGGGCATAGAAGACACTACTGTCCAGAATTAAAGGGTGGTTTGATAAATAGACAGTTCACCTGTGGCGTTTGCGGCGAAAAGGGCCATAACAGAAGAACCTGTCCAAAGTCGAGGTTGATGAGCAGTCACAAAAGCGGGGTTAGAAGACATCACCACTGCAAGATATGTGGTCAAAGAGGCCATAATCGCAGGACATGCCCCAAACTTATTGGGGCGAAGGTCAAGCTTGGCAGCAGAAGAACATACAAGTGCAGGATGTGCCAAGAGAATGGGCATAATAGTAGGACATGTCCTAATAGATTTGTATCTTCCTGAAAACATTGTTCACCATTCAGAAGAAATTAAAGCAATTAACGTTGTGCCTTTCCCAGAAAAAAATCCACAATGAAATACTATGAAACATGCCAATGCGAGACGTGGGTTGTATCAGTTTGTCAAGATCATCTTCTTGTAAATTAGTGGAAATTAAGTAGTCTAGAATATCGTCTCACACTCATGATGGTATTTAATGTTAAGCTGATGCTCTGCATCACTTAAGAGCttgtttgaatgtgtttttaaaatgactgaaagtgtttttagtgaaaatgtttttgaaactaatccttagtaaaaatcaaagtgaatcctgaaaaagcactttaagtgcttcatGTAAGAAGCATATATCTGATGCTTCTTCCAAAaggcacttaaagtgcttttagaacccaaaatcaatttcatcaaaaacgattttagtcattttaaaagcacatccaaacgagtcaTAAGATTACTTGGATAGGACCAACCTAGTCCCAAGTGGTTTTGAATATACAAATTGGGCCAAGTAAGCACAAGGCTCATGTCACTTATTGCgtctataaatttataaaataaggaaaatgagATTCAAGCacttattttatttcttatagatctttgttaatttttatgcatttaatttcttcaatttattcgattGGTAGAAAATTGAGAaggatgtgtgaaaagtaaaaatgagtatTTGTAGCTACTTTGTACTACGGTCTAATAATGTTATTCTTCACtcgtaagtgagaggtcttatgttttGAACCTTATTATTATTAGTCCCTTATGAAGCTAAACATTtttgttaacaaaaaaaaaaatgtatttgtaTGGTGGTATCCTAAACACAATACCTAAAAAGAACAAAGCGTCCTACGAAACGACGTCGCGGGGCATAGAAAAAGGTCAAGGTCGGTTGTCTCATCAATAAATACGCCGTCGTTTAAACAAGAGCTTCCCCTACCCCCAATTTGCACCCAAAAAATCCACTCTCCTCACCTTCCTGCACTTTGTGATCGAACACGAACTCCGCCATGGCTATGCAGAGCGGAATAGGGGTTTCCAAGATCCTGATCTTAGCTGGGGCAGGTACTTATCCCTCGCCCGTATTCTGTGTTTTTCTTACTGGGTCTGTTTGGTTGCGGAGTTAGCTGTATTCGATCTGAGTGATTGGTTGTTCTCCGCGCAGGGTATACTGGCACCATCCTTCTTAAGAACGGTAAATTATCCGAGCTGCTCGGTGAACTTCAGGTACTGTTTTTATCTTGTTTGTTTTCTGCTTATTTAGTGGTAAAATCAAATTTATGAtctttttttaaatgtttatttgtcATTGTTTACTTGGGTCGGAGTGGATTGGTGTTGGGGATAAGGGGTTTGATCGTTTTggtaattttgtttgtttatttgggAGTTCGTGTTTGGTTGCTGATAAAATTTGATGGATTTTGGCGTTTGTTTGTGGTTTGGTGGCAGTCATTGTTGAATGGATCCGGGGAACACGCAGACGGTGACTATGATTCCCTCACAGCACAGGTATTGTGGGAATTGGTGTAAGTTAGTATGGAATGATGTTTTCTTGTGTCTAATTTGTTCGTATGGTTATGAAGTTTCCTGTTTGATTATCTTTTAGATTAGCCGAATGACAGCTGAGATCAGGCAAATTGGCTCGTCGCGTGGCGGGGGAACGGTTTTTGTGAATGGGAACGGTAGCCAAATTGGTATCTCACTTTTCTCGCTGGTGCTTCTAATAAATTCTTCAGTTGCTTTGTGTTTTCTTCCTTCTGTGTATTCAAACTTAATTAATGCATGGCCATGCCCCTTATTTTGGGTTCAAGTTGCTACAACTATTCGTATATGCGTTATGCAGTTCATAATACAAAAGAAACAATTTCGAAGTGgttctctttttccttttcattgaaattcttgtttttcttttcaggTAATATGACATCACTAATAATGCCAGCAGCTACCTTGGGAGCAGTGGGTTATGGATACATGTGGTGGAAGGTATGCAGATTATATGGATatgtttatattatttcttcagTCATTTCCTTGAGTTATTTTTTTCTTGAGTAAACTAATATTTTTCTCTTCGCAAATGGTTAGGGTCTAAAATTCTCAGATATGATGTATGTGACAAAGCGTGGTATGGCTACTGCTGTTGAGAACTTGACTAAAAATCTGGATAACGTGAAGGAGGCTGTTGCTGTAAGTTTTCTGTTGTCtgtgacaaaaaagaaaatcctaTGTTGTGTGAAGTTGTATTAAGGAGATCATAGTTGTTCCCAAATCAACTTGGCTTGCAgaactcatatatatatatatatatatatatatatatatatatattaatggaTACAATTCAACtgtatttaattttcttatgctGGACAGAAAGCAAAGAAGCACCTGACGCAGAGGATTCAGCATGTGGATGACAAAATGGCGGAGCAAAATGAGCTCTCAAGGTCAATTAAGGAAGATGTATGTCCTTTACTGCATATTGAACCCTTAACTCAtagatttaaaaaaatacatattaatTTTCATGTTTGAATGAGGCTGATTCTTGTTAGATTTCCACAAGTAGTGAGCAAGCAATAACTTTTGATATGATCAGTGTTGATTTATAGAGAATAATTTTTCACAGATGGTTTTTGGGGGTGTATTTAGCTATTCGCTATCCATAGTGTGATGCGTGATGTCTTAACTGTACACATTTCAGTATTTAACAAGCCCTATCCAATTTAACCTTAGATGTATGGTATTTGTACTTTCTTTAGTATCATATGGATATTTTCTGATCAGTAATATCATATGGCATTCTTTTTATTACTGTACAttagatatatatattatactttTTTGTTAACGTCATCTCTATATTTGTTTACAACTTGTGAAACAGGTTGCTGGAGTGCAACATTCTCTTACTGATATTGACTATGACTTGAGTAGATTGCAGAGCATGGTTTCTGGTTTGGTGAGTTCTCCTTCGAGATTATGTTGGTTTAGGTCAATTTTTTACCTCTCCTTTTTAAGCACACACGTTTTCATTTTCCCTCTCTTCATGATGcacacacatttttcttttcccttatGTACTCGTTGTCCTTTACATATCTATTTCTCTATCAGGCACACATTATATTTGAATTAGTAGTAACTTGTTTTCCGTTTCCCATTCTCAGGATCATAAGATGGGTTCTCTTGAACAAAAGCAGGTAAAACAGCTTTACTTCTAGTGGAATAGTTGAGCCATGATTAATTGATGAGAAATTATAGAATTTGTTTTTTAGGGATGACATGCTTGATCTTAATTTTTATTGTGCATAACCTGGCTCTTTCTTCATCTTTAAAACTGATACTAACGAGTTGTAAGTCAAATTTGTTTTCACTTTGGAGAACTTTGAGTGGTTCTTGCATTTAGTTCAGTACATACGTCACCCATTTGTCTGCTTGAGGTCGTACTTACAGTCTTACATAAATATGTTGTGCAGGATCTTGCAAATCTTGGTGTTATCTACCTGGTCAATTTTGTCGAtggaaaaaaagttgaaatgcCTAAAACTCTGCAGGTTTGTACCCATTCATGGATTTATAATATCTTTTGActataagaaaatgaaaaaataaattaaaattgtgTTCAGTGTATCAAAGTTACCTTTAATTAGTAAGATCATATCGTAGTCAAAGTTAATGTGGCAACGGGAACATCTGATATTGTTGATCTACCTGTTATCAATTTCAAAGCAGCATAGTGACTGCAAAGTTACTTTTTTCGTGCTGCCCTTTATCTTTTACTGTGGTCCTGTACTTAATTAGTAATACCACCTGGATGGTGTAATTTTTCCACTTGCAGAAGCAACTTGAAAACTCTGGGAAGTCACGTGGTCGTTTACTCTCATATTCAGATACTTCAGGCCTGATGGTTTGTTTTTGAGAATCCCTTTTCTTCTGGTTGTTGATTATATGCTAGTTGGAAATATTGCAGAGGACTTgatatttatttgttattattatttgtggTTGATAAAAGCGTGTAATAATGTAAGGCGGTTGATCCCTTTGTTTTCCTGAAAAACAGAGAGTAACCTATGGCAATTAAATGCCAAATTAGTGCATTTACGAAGCAAGAtgctttagttttgcattctctTTGTTTCCATTTCATTTTACACCACAACTTTGGGAGCGAGGAAAGAGGTCAAATATGGCTTCCTTTCAAGCTATTCCCAAGTAGCTACTGAAAGTCATAGGTCTTTCAGCTTTTCCCGTTTCCTGCAAAATGTCTTTAGTTTAAATTGGAGGATGAGTTGGTCATGTTGTTTTATTTGGCTTGAAAAATGACATTACCATGTAAGCCACTGGAATCTTGATAGCTAAAGCATTAATATCTGCTACTTAATTGTAATTCGTTCCACTTTCTTGCAGGGTCTTAAAGAAATTGCGGACTCTCTGTCTGAAACATTAAATCCATCAACTGATGCTATTGTGAAAGATGATACTGAAATGACAGGAGAGTATCAGAAGAATAACCTAATAAGGTTTGAATAAAAACTCTATTATCTAGTATTTGCATCATTCTTGAACAGTGTAATGGCTATCAGTCTGTTTGTATCCATATCTGATGCCTTCGACTGAGATTACCAAGCAATATTAGCCATACTTATTTTGGACTTAGCTCTTTTTAGTTTCTCGTATCTGTGGGGGAGAGAACTGCATTTTATTCTTTTtcgtgtgtttaattttaactgCTGTGAACTATCTTGGGTGGCCGTTGGTAATTAACATTTAGTTTGAGACAATATCATGTTACCTGAGGGCTGATTGTAGATATTGATTTAGGATTCAATCCCGCCTTGTATCTATAAGGTAGCTAGAGCCTAGATTAATGATCTGGGGCAGTCCTATGGATAGAGTGCATGCATCCTGTTGATATTCATAGGTCTCAGTTTCAGAACTGACATGCATGAACTTTATCCTGTTGAGCGTCGATTGATATTCTTCCGTTGTATGCTATTTTTGCAGGTCAGTGTCAACCAGGTGTTGATTGCAATATTCTAAAGAAGATGGCTGCGTCGCCATGTTTTAATGTTATGTAGTCATAACTCATGAGAGACAACTAGGTTTATTTGGTCCAGTTGTCCAAGTTTGATGTACAAAATCTCAGCAACCGCGGAGTTGTTTTACATTTATGTATTTAGATGTTTTATTTCTGAAGTTTCGGATCACGGAGAGATGAAGTAAATATTACAGTGGAGCTTAGTAGCCTTATTTTGTTGGCTTAAATGAAAGCATAGTGTTCGAGTACAAATTTCGGGTTCTTTCGGTGTCGCCG
Proteins encoded in this window:
- the LOC126597352 gene encoding uncharacterized protein LOC126597352; protein product: MAMQSGIGVSKILILAGAGYTGTILLKNGKLSELLGELQSLLNGSGEHADGDYDSLTAQISRMTAEIRQIGSSRGGGTVFVNGNGSQIGNMTSLIMPAATLGAVGYGYMWWKGLKFSDMMYVTKRGMATAVENLTKNLDNVKEAVAKAKKHLTQRIQHVDDKMAEQNELSRSIKEDVAGVQHSLTDIDYDLSRLQSMVSGLDHKMGSLEQKQDLANLGVIYLVNFVDGKKVEMPKTLQKQLENSGKSRGRLLSYSDTSGLMGLKEIADSLSETLNPSTDAIVKDDTEMTGEYQKNNLIRSVSTRC
- the LOC126597353 gene encoding uncharacterized protein LOC126597353, which codes for MSSLCCSGLALQWRHRSVRFFLFLRSNTRTSCSRSSITFVPRVTSSSTNDDAVSAPKPPQLGYDPSEDLFGLEANSKPRNVSLGARKPRSWFGPNGQYIRELPCPSCRGRGYTPCSDCGIERSRSDCSQCVGKGIMTCRQCSGECVIWEESIDERPWEKARSISPLRVKEDDEVDNLDIKLVKRKSKRVYQSPPPEVGLKISRSLKSLNAKTGLFSKRMKIIHRDPMLHAQRVAAIKKAKGTAAARKHTSEALKAFFSDPENRRKRSISMTGVKFYCRNCGREGHRRHYCPELKGGLINRQFTCGVCGEKGHNRRTCPKSRLMSSHKSGVRRHHHCKICGQRGHNRRTCPKLIGAKVKLGSRRTYKCRMCQENGHNSRTCPNRFVSS